The Skermanella pratensis genome has a window encoding:
- a CDS encoding ABCB family ABC transporter ATP-binding protein/permease — protein sequence MPRILNERPSDAPALPSVNIRVLRLMLPFLWPRDDRGLRVRLVVSMALLCLTAALNATVPILFARAVDSISAPAGTELAVVPVALLLAYGAMQWLAKVFNELRWALYGPIEQRMQRHMGMAVFRHVHELSLRFHLGRRTGQISRVLDNGMRGIRELLFDVVFLILPLFAEIAIICAVLLGSFGAAFAGITVATLALYGFCLVIGSEWLRRRQRRAVAEGAEAHGKAVDSLLNYETVKYFGNEEHIAGRYEGALREVERLTVNAMLWRSLTGILQVSILGAGLTAMILLAASRVAAGAMTVGDFVLVNTYLLQLIRPLDRLGQLYRSIKQSLTDVEQMLELLNQPAEVADAPDAGTLPDGPGRLRFDRVGFAYDPRRPVLRDVSFELPPGGTLAIVGPSGAGKSTIGRLLFRFYDPTSGRILFDGADISSVTQASLRAAIAVVPQDTVLFNDTILYNIAFGRPGASRAEVERAARLARIHDFISSLPDGYDSLVGERGLKLSGGEKQRVAIARAILKRPRLFLFDEATSALDSHTELAIQQSLREVSRGTTTVVIAHRLSTVVHADEILVLEDGRAVERGTHAALLARGGAYAALWARQQADRDAAE from the coding sequence ATGCCGCGCATCCTGAACGAACGGCCCTCCGACGCCCCGGCATTGCCGTCCGTGAACATCCGGGTCCTGCGCCTGATGCTGCCGTTCCTGTGGCCGCGCGACGACCGCGGGCTGCGGGTCCGGCTGGTGGTGTCCATGGCGCTGCTGTGCCTGACGGCGGCGCTCAACGCGACGGTGCCGATCCTGTTCGCCCGCGCGGTCGACAGCATCTCGGCGCCGGCCGGGACGGAATTGGCGGTGGTCCCGGTCGCCCTGCTGCTCGCCTACGGCGCCATGCAGTGGCTCGCCAAGGTGTTCAACGAGCTGCGCTGGGCCCTTTACGGCCCGATCGAGCAGCGGATGCAGCGCCACATGGGCATGGCCGTGTTCCGCCATGTCCACGAGCTGAGCCTGCGGTTCCACCTGGGCCGGCGCACCGGGCAGATCAGCCGGGTGCTCGACAACGGCATGCGCGGCATCCGGGAATTGCTGTTCGACGTGGTCTTCCTGATCCTGCCGCTGTTCGCCGAGATCGCGATCATCTGCGCCGTGCTGCTGGGATCCTTCGGCGCAGCCTTCGCCGGGATCACCGTGGCGACGCTGGCGCTCTACGGATTCTGCCTGGTGATCGGGTCGGAATGGCTGCGCCGGCGGCAGCGCCGGGCGGTCGCGGAAGGCGCCGAGGCGCACGGCAAGGCGGTGGACAGCCTGCTGAACTACGAGACGGTCAAGTATTTCGGCAACGAGGAGCACATCGCCGGACGGTACGAGGGGGCGCTGCGCGAGGTCGAGCGGCTGACCGTCAACGCCATGCTGTGGCGCAGCCTGACCGGCATCCTCCAGGTCTCGATCCTGGGGGCGGGGCTGACCGCGATGATCCTGCTGGCGGCGAGCCGGGTGGCGGCCGGCGCCATGACGGTCGGCGATTTCGTGCTGGTCAACACCTACCTGCTCCAGCTGATCCGCCCGCTCGATCGGCTGGGCCAGCTCTACCGCTCGATCAAGCAGTCGCTGACCGACGTGGAGCAGATGCTGGAGCTGCTGAACCAGCCCGCCGAGGTGGCCGACGCGCCGGATGCCGGCACCCTGCCCGACGGTCCCGGCAGGCTGCGGTTCGACCGGGTCGGCTTCGCCTACGACCCGCGCCGGCCGGTGCTGCGCGACGTCTCGTTCGAGTTGCCGCCGGGGGGCACGCTGGCGATCGTGGGGCCGAGCGGCGCCGGGAAATCGACGATCGGGCGCCTGCTGTTCCGGTTCTACGACCCGACATCGGGCCGCATCCTGTTCGACGGCGCCGACATATCCTCGGTCACCCAGGCGAGCCTGCGCGCCGCGATCGCCGTGGTGCCCCAGGACACGGTGCTGTTCAACGACACGATCCTGTACAACATCGCCTTCGGCCGGCCGGGAGCCTCGCGGGCGGAGGTCGAGCGGGCTGCCCGCCTCGCCCGGATCCACGACTTCATCTCCAGCCTGCCCGACGGCTACGACAGCCTGGTCGGCGAGCGCGGGCTGAAGCTGTCGGGGGGAGAGAAGCAGCGGGTCGCGATCGCCCGCGCGATCCTGAAGCGGCCGCGCCTGTTCCTGTTCGACGAGGCGACCTCCGCGCTGGACAGCCACACGGAGCTGGCGATCCAGCAGAGCCTGCGCGAGGTCAGCCGCGGCACCACGACGGTCGTGATCGCCCACCGGCTGTCCACCGTGGTCCATGCCGACGAGATCCTGGTGCTGGAGGACGGCCGGGCGGTGGAACGCGGCACCCACGCCGCCCTCCTGGCGCGGGGCGGCGCCTACGCGGCGCTGTGGGCGCGCCAGCAGGCCGACCGGGACGCGGCGGAGTGA
- a CDS encoding GIY-YIG nuclease family protein: MELGGWVYMMANRPDGTLYVGVTADLARRAYEHRKRTSNRFTKRYNVQRLVWLERYDDIRLAIQREKNIKHWPRAWKVALIVVANPEWRDLYEDLMK, translated from the coding sequence ATGGAACTTGGCGGCTGGGTGTACATGATGGCGAACCGGCCGGACGGAACTCTCTATGTCGGCGTCACTGCCGATCTTGCCCGGCGCGCTTACGAGCACCGCAAACGAACGTCTAACCGCTTCACCAAGCGCTACAACGTACAGCGTCTGGTGTGGCTCGAGCGGTACGACGACATCCGCTTGGCGATCCAGCGCGAAAAGAACATCAAGCACTGGCCACGGGCGTGGAAGGTGGCGCTGATCGTCGTCGCGAATCCGGAGTGGAGGGACCTGTACGAGGACCTGATGAAGTGA
- the leuS gene encoding leucine--tRNA ligase, whose product MSRYNSKETEAKWQAVWDERGSFVAHEDPARPKYYVLEMFPYPSGRLHVGHARNYAIGDMVARYKRARGFNVLHPMGWDAFGLPAENAAIANKVHPATWTYENIATMRAQLKTLGLAYDWTREIATCAPEYYRHEQKIFLDFLKAGLAYRKESWVNWDPVENTVLANEQVIDGRGWRSGAPVEKRKLSQWFLKITQYADELLEAIGTLDRWPDKVRTMQDKWIGKSSGLRFAFDLENDPDRIDVFTTRPDTLFGASFVAVSPNHPLAARLAASNPDLAAFIAECNRIGTSEAAIETAEKLGFDTGLKAIHPFVEGRTVPVHVANFVLMEYGTGAIFGCPAHDQRDLDFARKYGLPVLPVVIPDGADPAAFEIGAEPYLGPGHLANSGFLDGLEVEAAKRAVIDRMEAAGKGEGTTIYRLRDWGVSRQRYWGCPIPVIHCEKCGIVPVPERDLPVELPTDVSFDQPGNPLDHHPTWKHTTCPACGGEARRETDTFDTFFESSWYFARFCSPHDTATAFDRGAADYWLPVDQYIGGVEHAVLHLLYSRFFTRALKDCGYLGVAEPFAGLMTQGMVTHATYRDASGQWLYPEEVEHRDGLTVRRGTGEAVEAGRLEKMSKSKKNVVGLEHIIDTYGADTMRLLLLSDSPPERDLEWTESGIDGAWRYVARVWRLITEPAVPLAASGTPAPAEISAKGQAVRRIVHKTIDGFGDDVEKFRFNKAVARARELTNALAELDGKGAGEDWVLREGYETLVKLIGPMMPHLGEELWQGLGHSTLLTESPWPEADPALVVDESVVVAVQVNGKLRAQIPLPRDAAEDAAREAALADANVQRAMDGKAIRKLVYVPNRIVNVVV is encoded by the coding sequence ATGTCGCGGTACAACTCCAAGGAAACGGAAGCCAAGTGGCAGGCGGTCTGGGACGAGCGCGGAAGCTTCGTCGCCCACGAGGACCCGGCCCGGCCGAAATACTACGTGCTGGAGATGTTCCCGTACCCGTCGGGGAGGCTCCATGTCGGCCACGCCCGCAACTACGCCATCGGCGACATGGTGGCGCGCTACAAGCGGGCGCGCGGCTTCAACGTGCTCCATCCCATGGGCTGGGACGCCTTCGGCCTGCCGGCGGAGAACGCCGCGATCGCCAACAAGGTGCATCCCGCGACCTGGACCTACGAGAACATCGCGACCATGCGCGCCCAGCTCAAGACGCTGGGCCTCGCCTATGACTGGACGCGCGAGATCGCGACCTGCGCGCCCGAATATTACCGCCACGAACAGAAGATCTTCCTGGACTTCCTGAAGGCGGGCCTGGCCTACCGCAAGGAAAGCTGGGTCAACTGGGACCCGGTCGAGAACACCGTGCTGGCCAACGAGCAGGTGATCGACGGCCGCGGCTGGCGCTCCGGCGCGCCGGTCGAGAAGCGCAAGCTCAGCCAGTGGTTCCTCAAGATCACCCAGTACGCCGACGAGCTGCTGGAAGCCATCGGCACGCTCGACCGCTGGCCGGACAAGGTCCGGACCATGCAGGACAAGTGGATCGGCAAGTCCTCCGGCCTGCGCTTCGCCTTCGACCTGGAGAATGATCCCGACAGGATCGACGTCTTCACGACCCGGCCCGACACGCTGTTCGGCGCCAGCTTCGTCGCGGTGTCGCCCAACCACCCGCTGGCGGCCCGGCTGGCGGCGTCCAACCCGGACCTCGCGGCCTTCATCGCGGAGTGCAACCGCATCGGCACCAGCGAGGCGGCGATCGAGACGGCGGAGAAGCTGGGCTTCGACACCGGGCTGAAGGCGATCCACCCCTTCGTCGAGGGCCGGACCGTGCCGGTCCACGTCGCCAACTTCGTGCTGATGGAATACGGCACCGGCGCCATCTTCGGCTGCCCGGCCCACGACCAGCGCGACCTGGACTTCGCCCGCAAATACGGTCTGCCTGTCCTGCCCGTCGTCATCCCCGATGGTGCCGACCCGGCCGCGTTCGAGATCGGCGCCGAGCCCTATCTCGGCCCCGGCCACCTGGCGAACTCCGGCTTCCTGGACGGGCTGGAGGTCGAGGCGGCCAAGCGTGCCGTGATCGACCGCATGGAAGCCGCCGGCAAGGGCGAGGGCACCACCATCTACCGCCTGCGCGACTGGGGCGTCAGCCGCCAGCGCTACTGGGGCTGCCCGATCCCGGTGATCCATTGCGAAAAGTGCGGCATCGTCCCGGTGCCGGAGCGGGACCTGCCGGTGGAGCTGCCGACCGACGTCAGCTTCGACCAGCCGGGCAACCCGCTGGACCACCATCCGACCTGGAAGCACACGACCTGCCCGGCCTGCGGCGGCGAGGCCCGGCGGGAAACCGACACCTTCGACACCTTCTTCGAAAGCTCCTGGTACTTCGCGCGCTTCTGCTCGCCCCACGACACGGCGACCGCGTTCGACCGGGGTGCCGCCGACTACTGGCTGCCGGTCGACCAGTATATCGGCGGCGTCGAGCATGCGGTGCTCCACCTGCTCTATTCCCGCTTCTTCACCCGCGCCCTCAAGGACTGCGGCTATCTCGGCGTGGCCGAGCCCTTCGCGGGGCTGATGACCCAGGGCATGGTGACCCACGCGACCTACCGCGACGCCTCCGGCCAGTGGCTCTATCCGGAGGAGGTCGAGCATCGCGACGGCCTGACCGTCAGGCGCGGCACCGGCGAGGCGGTGGAGGCCGGCCGGCTGGAGAAGATGAGCAAGTCGAAGAAGAACGTCGTCGGCCTGGAGCACATCATCGACACCTACGGCGCGGACACCATGCGGCTGCTGCTGCTGTCCGACAGCCCGCCGGAACGCGACCTGGAATGGACCGAGTCGGGCATCGACGGCGCCTGGCGCTACGTCGCCCGCGTCTGGCGCCTGATCACCGAGCCGGCGGTGCCCCTGGCCGCCTCCGGCACCCCGGCCCCGGCGGAGATCTCCGCGAAGGGGCAGGCGGTCCGCCGGATCGTGCACAAGACGATCGACGGCTTCGGTGACGACGTCGAGAAATTCCGTTTCAACAAGGCCGTCGCCCGCGCCCGCGAACTGACCAACGCCCTGGCCGAGCTGGACGGCAAAGGCGCCGGCGAGGACTGGGTGCTGCGTGAAGGTTACGAGACGCTGGTCAAGCTGATCGGCCCGATGATGCCGCACCTGGGCGAGGAGCTGTGGCAGGGGCTGGGGCATTCCACCCTGCTGACCGAGTCGCCCTGGCCCGAGGCCGACCCGGCCCTGGTGGTGGACGAGAGCGTGGTGGTCGCGGTCCAGGTCAACGGCAAGCTGCGCGCCCAGATCCCGCTGCCGCGCGACGCCGCCGAGGACGCCGCGCGGGAGGCCGCGCTGGCCGACGCCAACGTGCAGCGGGCCATGGACGGCAAGGCGATCCGCAAGCTGGTCTATGTGCCCAACCGGATCGTCAATGTGGTGGTGTGA
- a CDS encoding porin, producing MRNILLATTALAAVAGFASAANAQIKVTLGGYTEFFAATFDEDAVNNSSERDFQIETEILIRADGKADNGLLYGAKIELQNTGISGTNPPNSNGITTDEASVYLGGSWGRIELGDFDGASDTLVIVAPIYGVGQIDGDYSDFITGQPNGGYYAFDSSDATKVMYLTPRVAGFQGGVSYTPQNGNEGQSVVTAKQITNYKDLVEFGVNYTGDFSGVGVALAFTGSTAAGNSNAGVQGAQDYTALYAGGQVKYAGFAFGGGYADNDKANMTTGNALTRANIDSFGDQSVWHVGLGYTTGPIAISGTYMENDGVRGTNWSEYKAYGVGGVYTVAPGMLLQSDVMFIDDETRLLTAGKNSAKTSNEGFVWLISTRLNF from the coding sequence ATGAGGAACATCCTCCTCGCCACCACCGCGCTCGCCGCCGTCGCCGGTTTCGCTTCCGCCGCCAACGCCCAGATCAAGGTCACCCTGGGCGGCTACACCGAATTCTTCGCCGCGACCTTCGATGAGGACGCCGTCAACAACTCGTCGGAACGCGATTTCCAGATCGAGACCGAGATCCTGATCAGGGCGGACGGCAAGGCCGACAACGGTCTGCTGTACGGTGCCAAGATCGAGCTTCAGAACACCGGCATTTCCGGCACGAACCCGCCCAATTCGAACGGCATCACCACCGACGAGGCTTCGGTCTATCTCGGCGGCTCCTGGGGCCGGATCGAGCTGGGCGACTTCGATGGCGCGAGCGATACCCTGGTCATCGTCGCTCCCATCTATGGCGTCGGCCAGATCGATGGTGACTATTCCGATTTCATCACCGGTCAGCCGAATGGCGGCTACTACGCCTTCGACTCGAGCGATGCGACCAAGGTCATGTACCTAACCCCGCGCGTCGCGGGCTTCCAGGGCGGCGTCAGCTATACCCCGCAGAACGGCAACGAGGGCCAGTCCGTCGTGACGGCCAAGCAGATCACCAACTACAAGGACTTGGTCGAGTTCGGCGTCAACTATACCGGCGATTTCAGCGGTGTCGGCGTCGCCCTGGCCTTCACCGGAAGCACCGCCGCAGGCAACTCCAACGCTGGCGTACAGGGCGCGCAGGACTATACCGCTCTGTATGCCGGTGGACAGGTGAAGTACGCCGGTTTCGCTTTCGGCGGCGGTTACGCCGACAATGACAAGGCGAACATGACGACCGGCAATGCTTTGACCAGGGCCAATATCGATTCTTTCGGTGACCAGAGCGTCTGGCATGTCGGTCTCGGCTACACCACCGGCCCGATCGCGATCAGCGGCACCTACATGGAAAACGACGGCGTTCGCGGAACGAACTGGTCCGAGTACAAAGCCTATGGCGTGGGCGGAGTCTACACCGTCGCCCCCGGCATGCTGCTGCAGTCCGACGTGATGTTCATCGATGACGAGACCCGGCTCCTGACCGCCGGGAAGAACTCCGCCAAGACGAGCAACGAAGGCTTCGTGTGGCTGATCAGCACCCGCCTGAACTTCTAA
- a CDS encoding AbrB/MazE/SpoVT family DNA-binding domain-containing protein: MHTTKLTKIGNSTGLTVPRDVLASAGLSRGDEVAVEVRDGKIEITKADDGYNQAMEIGRRFAARYRRTMAILSK, encoded by the coding sequence ATGCACACCACCAAACTGACCAAGATCGGCAATTCGACCGGCCTGACCGTGCCCCGCGACGTGCTTGCCTCGGCCGGGCTGAGCCGAGGCGACGAGGTCGCGGTCGAAGTCCGGGATGGAAAGATCGAGATCACCAAGGCGGATGACGGTTACAATCAGGCGATGGAGATCGGACGGCGGTTCGCGGCACGCTATCGCCGCACCATGGCGATCCTTTCAAAATGA
- the holA gene encoding DNA polymerase III subunit delta — MKIPAGRIEGFVRRPDPNVRAVLFYGPDGGLVRERADTVARGVVEDQHDPFRVVDLLGSAIAKDPARLADEVASLSLTGGRRLIRIRDADDGVTGAFASLFESLPGGDSLVVVEAGDLSKGSKLRALFENAPAGAPIPCYVEDESALADTIAGMLAAHKLTVSADARDFLAANLVGDRMIARGEIEKLVTYMGEGGRRVELEDAQACIGDSGALEMDAPSWAAGDGDFAGVDRALRRLFAEGMSPVPILRSAQRHFQRLQLVVAQVEKGDSVERAVATLRPPLFFKVKNQFTGQVRRWTPAALRQGLDRLTEAEADCKRTNMPDETICARAFFQLAVLARSRR; from the coding sequence ATGAAGATCCCGGCCGGCCGGATCGAGGGGTTCGTCCGCCGTCCCGATCCCAACGTCCGGGCGGTGCTGTTCTACGGCCCCGACGGCGGCCTGGTGCGCGAGCGGGCCGACACCGTCGCCCGCGGCGTGGTCGAGGACCAGCACGACCCGTTCCGCGTGGTGGACCTGCTGGGTTCCGCGATCGCCAAGGACCCGGCGCGGCTGGCCGACGAGGTGGCATCCCTGTCCCTGACCGGCGGCAGGCGCCTGATCCGGATCCGCGACGCCGACGACGGCGTGACCGGCGCCTTCGCCTCCTTGTTCGAGTCGCTGCCCGGCGGCGACAGCTTGGTGGTGGTCGAGGCCGGCGACCTGTCCAAGGGATCGAAGCTGCGCGCCTTGTTCGAGAACGCCCCGGCCGGCGCCCCGATCCCCTGCTACGTGGAGGACGAATCGGCGCTGGCCGACACCATCGCCGGCATGCTGGCGGCGCACAAGCTGACGGTCAGCGCCGACGCCCGCGACTTCCTGGCGGCCAACCTGGTGGGCGACCGCATGATCGCCCGCGGCGAGATCGAGAAGCTGGTGACCTACATGGGCGAGGGCGGCCGCCGGGTCGAGCTGGAGGACGCCCAGGCCTGCATCGGCGACAGCGGCGCCCTGGAGATGGACGCGCCCTCCTGGGCCGCCGGGGACGGCGACTTCGCCGGGGTGGACCGCGCGCTCCGCCGCCTGTTCGCGGAGGGCATGAGCCCGGTGCCGATCCTCCGTTCCGCCCAGCGGCACTTCCAGCGGCTTCAGCTGGTCGTGGCCCAGGTGGAGAAGGGCGACTCGGTGGAGCGCGCCGTCGCGACCCTGCGCCCGCCGCTGTTCTTCAAGGTCAAGAACCAGTTCACCGGCCAAGTCCGGCGCTGGACCCCGGCGGCGCTCCGCCAGGGGCTGGACCGCCTGACCGAAGCCGAAGCCGACTGCAAGCGAACCAACATGCCCGACGAGACCATCTGCGCCCGAGCCTTCTTCCAGCTCGCCGTCCTGGCCCGCAGCCGCCGCTGA
- a CDS encoding DUF3576 domain-containing protein yields MARFPLPNVQMRNTQGAPTRRKSAAALLGVLGATLLLSGCGGVQPEAKFPDPDEDKRYRYGSLLGGEGGFTLLGPRRAESGPQDGQGIGVNSYLWRASLDTLAFMPIASADPFGGVILTDWYSPPETPNERFKVNLYILDRQLRADGVRVSVFRQQRAGTGPNGGEWRDSGVSTETASRLEDTILTRARQIRIAQTADSR; encoded by the coding sequence ATGGCCCGATTTCCGCTTCCCAACGTTCAGATGCGCAACACCCAGGGGGCGCCGACCCGGCGCAAGTCGGCCGCAGCCCTGCTGGGCGTGCTCGGCGCGACGCTGCTGCTGAGCGGTTGCGGCGGCGTCCAGCCGGAAGCCAAGTTCCCCGACCCGGACGAGGACAAGCGGTACCGCTACGGCAGCCTGCTGGGCGGCGAGGGCGGGTTCACGTTGCTCGGCCCGCGCCGCGCCGAGTCGGGGCCGCAGGACGGCCAGGGCATCGGCGTCAACAGCTATCTGTGGCGCGCCTCGCTCGACACGCTGGCCTTCATGCCGATCGCCTCGGCCGATCCGTTCGGCGGCGTGATCCTGACCGACTGGTATTCCCCGCCGGAAACACCGAACGAGCGGTTCAAGGTCAACCTCTACATCCTCGACCGGCAGCTTCGCGCCGACGGGGTGCGGGTCAGCGTCTTCCGGCAGCAGCGCGCCGGCACAGGGCCGAACGGCGGGGAATGGCGGGACTCCGGCGTCAGCACCGAGACGGCAAGCCGGCTGGAGGACACCATCCTGACGCGCGCCCGCCAGATCCGGATCGCGCAGACCGCCGACAGCCGTTAG
- a CDS encoding type II toxin-antitoxin system death-on-curing family toxin, whose product MSPAEMSPAEMNLVVEEATIQGRRFLNPPLQALLDLHGELLAEHGGAPGLRDPGALEASLARPFQPNADVDDKLTIFDLAAALCVSICRSHPFVDGNKRAAFAALGVTLGLNGFELDATEREAADRILDLAAGALSEDRFRDWVADHSYPIDPDP is encoded by the coding sequence ATGAGCCCGGCCGAAATGAGCCCGGCCGAAATGAACTTGGTCGTCGAAGAAGCGACGATCCAGGGCAGGCGTTTCCTGAACCCGCCTTTGCAGGCGCTCCTCGACCTTCATGGCGAATTGCTGGCGGAGCATGGCGGGGCTCCGGGATTGCGCGATCCCGGAGCGCTGGAGGCATCGCTGGCCCGCCCTTTCCAACCCAACGCCGACGTTGACGACAAGTTGACGATCTTCGATCTGGCGGCGGCATTGTGCGTCAGCATATGCCGGAGCCATCCTTTCGTGGACGGCAACAAGCGGGCGGCCTTCGCGGCGCTCGGCGTCACGCTCGGCCTGAACGGGTTCGAACTCGACGCGACCGAGCGCGAAGCGGCCGACAGGATCCTGGATCTCGCCGCCGGCGCGCTGTCGGAAGACAGGTTCCGCGACTGGGTGGCCGACCACTCCTACCCCATCGACCCCGATCCCTGA
- a CDS encoding porin, which translates to MRKFLLATTATAAVCAFAAQAQAQVTVTLGGYTEFFAATYDDDTGSDRTSREFQFEAEIVVKADGKADNGLLYGAKIELQNTGISDTTNTTGVTIDEASVYLGGTWGRLELGDFDGASDTLKIYAPVVGVEQIDGDYVDFAGGQPNFGMHIPNSGDVTKIMYLTPRIAGFQAGASYTPESDSEGQNVVLRKNFSTYKDIGEFGVNYTGEFGGLGVALGATLTTASSGSTSDVEDFTAWNLGAQFTFGGFAFGGGYVDAGDFLLPTTGAIDDDQTAWHVGGSYTVGPFAVAASYLNAEGYTGAYGGSTDYSDDYQAFSVGATYALAPGMILETEVTFFEDDVLTGTRGATVKGSNDGYVFVVGTRLDF; encoded by the coding sequence ATGCGCAAGTTCCTTCTCGCCACGACCGCCACCGCAGCCGTTTGCGCGTTCGCCGCGCAAGCCCAGGCGCAAGTTACCGTCACGCTCGGCGGCTACACCGAGTTCTTCGCCGCGACCTACGACGACGACACGGGCTCCGACCGCACCAGCCGGGAGTTCCAGTTCGAAGCCGAGATCGTGGTCAAGGCGGACGGCAAGGCCGACAACGGCCTGCTGTACGGCGCCAAGATCGAGTTGCAGAACACCGGTATTTCCGACACGACCAACACCACCGGCGTCACCATCGATGAGGCTTCGGTCTACCTGGGCGGCACTTGGGGCCGGCTGGAACTGGGCGACTTCGACGGCGCGTCCGATACCCTGAAGATCTATGCTCCCGTGGTCGGCGTGGAGCAGATCGACGGCGACTATGTCGACTTCGCGGGCGGCCAGCCGAACTTCGGCATGCACATCCCCAACAGCGGCGACGTGACCAAGATCATGTACTTGACGCCGCGGATCGCGGGCTTTCAGGCCGGCGCCAGCTACACGCCGGAAAGCGACAGCGAGGGGCAGAACGTCGTTCTACGGAAGAATTTCAGCACCTACAAGGATATTGGCGAGTTCGGCGTCAACTACACGGGCGAGTTCGGGGGCTTGGGCGTGGCGCTCGGCGCCACCCTGACCACGGCGTCGAGCGGCAGCACCAGCGACGTGGAGGATTTCACCGCCTGGAACCTGGGCGCCCAGTTCACCTTCGGCGGCTTCGCCTTCGGCGGCGGCTATGTCGATGCGGGCGATTTCCTGCTGCCGACCACGGGCGCGATCGACGACGACCAGACCGCCTGGCATGTCGGCGGCAGCTACACCGTCGGCCCGTTTGCAGTCGCTGCCAGCTACCTGAACGCCGAGGGCTATACCGGGGCGTACGGCGGTTCGACCGACTATAGCGACGACTATCAAGCCTTCAGCGTGGGCGCCACCTATGCCCTGGCCCCCGGCATGATCCTGGAGACCGAAGTCACCTTCTTCGAGGACGATGTCCTGACCGGCACCCGCGGCGCCACGGTCAAGGGCAGCAACGACGGCTACGTCTTCGTGGTCGGTACCCGCCTGGACTTCTGA